The Chrysemys picta bellii isolate R12L10 chromosome 12, ASM1138683v2, whole genome shotgun sequence genome has a segment encoding these proteins:
- the LOC135975025 gene encoding uncharacterized protein LOC135975025 — translation MESSQDRKRAPAWTEREVRDLLAIWGDEAVIAELRSSKRNGKVLEKISKAMKDRGHNRDTQQCRVKIKELRQAYHKAREANGRSGAEPQTCRYYAELHAILGGAATTTPTVCYDSLTGETHREDGSGNEEDDDGGTVGSSQQQGSGETGFPNSQDMFVTLDLEPVTPELTQDPQGTQETSAANVSPSQRLVNIRKRKRRTRDEMFTELQMSAQADRAQQNAWRQSMTEMRKAQYEREERWRAESREEQSKWRAEDDRWRQLADRRQEAMLRLLEHQTDMLERMVELQERQQEQRPPLQPLCNQQPSSPSSIASSPRRPRTRWGGLRPPSHSTPDDRPSIRRLAFNKS, via the exons atggagtcctcccaggatcgcaaaagagctccagcatggaccgaacgggaggtacgagatctgctcgccatatggggagatgaagcagtgatagctgaactccgtagcagtaaaagaaatggaaaagtattagaaaagatctccaaggccatgaaggaccgaggccataacagggacacacagcagtgccgcgtgaaaattaaggagctacggcaagcttaccacaaagccagagaagcaaacggaaggtccggggcagagccgcaaacttgccgctactacgcggagctgcatgcgatcctagggggtgcagccaccactaccccaaccgtgtgctatgactctctcactggagaaacacacagggaagacggttcggggaacgaggaagatgacgatggaggtactgtaggtagctcacagcagcaaggaagcggagaaaccggtttccccaacagccaggatatgtttgtgaccctggacctggaaccagtaacccccgaactcacccaagaccctcagggcacacaggagacctctg ctgcaaatgtttctccttcgcagaggctcgtgaacattagaaagagaaaacgtaggacgagggacgagatgttcacggagctgcagatgtccgcccaggctgatagagcacagcagaatgcgtggaggcagtcaatgacggagatgagaaaagcccaatatgaacgagaggagaggtggcgggctgaatcgcgggaagaacagagcaagtggcgggctgaagacgataggtggcgtcagcttgcagacagacggcaagaggcaatgctccgtctgctggagcatcaaactgatatgctcgagcgtatggttgagttgcaggaaaggcagcaggagcagagaccgccgctacagcccctgtgtaaccaacagccctcctccccaagttccatagcctcctcacccagacgcccaagaacacggtgggggggcctccgtccacccagtcactccaccccagatgatcgcccaagcatcagaaggctggccttcaataagagttaa